Proteins encoded together in one Telopea speciosissima isolate NSW1024214 ecotype Mountain lineage chromosome 4, Tspe_v1, whole genome shotgun sequence window:
- the LOC122657592 gene encoding protein translocase subunit SecA, chloroplastic isoform X1: protein MTAAPALGSYPVVKNCQCFVPPPSKLLLSHSNYHPKSEMGTSFFGREPRHMCGFGAKVSNFDGFRQQRFSPMASLGGLLGGLFKGTDTGEATRQQYAATVSLINGMEAEMSALSDLELRDRTSMLKQRAQQGDSLNSLLPEAFAVVREASKRVLGLRPFDVQLIGGMVLHKGEIAEMRTGEGKTLVAILPAYLNALSGKGVHVVTVNDYLARRDCEWVGQVARFLGLQVGLIQQNMSSEQRRENYLCDITYVTNSELGFDFLRDNLATSVDELVLRGFNYCVIDEVDSILIDEARTPLIISGPAEKPSDRYYKAAKIAAAFERDLHYTVDEKQKTVLLTEQGYEDAEEILDVKDLYDPREQWASYVLNAIKAKELFLRDVNYIVRDKEVLIVDEFTGRVMQGRRWSDGLHQAVEAKEDLPIQNETITLASISYQNFFLQFPKLCGMTGTAATESIEFESIYKLKVTIVPTNKPMIRKDESDVVFRSTNGKWRAVVVEICRMHKTGRPVLVGTTSVEQSDLLSEQLCEAGIPHEVLNAKPENVEREAEIVAQSGRLGAVTIATNMAGRGTDIILGGNAEFMARLKLREMLMPRVVMPTEGGFVSVKKPPPKKTWKVNEKLFPCKLSKEKTALADEAVELAVKTWGPRSLTELEAEDRLSYSSEKGPTRDDVIAKLRSAFVAIVEEYKIYTEEERKKVVLAGGLHVVGTERHESRRIDNQLRGRSGRQGDPGSSRFFLSLEDNIFRIFGGDRIQGLMSAFRIEDLPIESKMLTKALDEAQRKVENYFFDIRKQLFEYDEVLNSQRDRVYTERRRALESDNLQSLLIEYAELTMDDILEANIGSDAPKESWDIGKLVAKLQQYCYLLNDLTPDLLENKCSSYEDLRDYLHYRGREAYLQKKDIVEKQAPGLMKEAERFLILSNIDRLWKEHLQALKFVQQAVSLRGYAQRDPLIEYKLEGYNLFLDMMAQIRRNVIYSIYQFQPVLVKDQQRQPNDNSGQLVSNSRGSDDKPNPVGLAEASP from the exons ATGACAGCAGCACCAGCATTGGGGTCGTATCCGGTGGTGAAGAACTGCCAATGTTTTGTACCTCCTCCTTCTAAACTTCTTCTCTCCCACAGCAATTACCACCCGAAGTCCGAAATGGGTACCTCCTTTTTTGGCAGAGAACCCCGTCACATGTGCGGTTTCGGGGCGAAAGTATCCAATTTTGATGGTTTCAGACAACAACGGTTTAGTCCGATGGCATCCTTGGGAGGTCTCCTTGGTGGGCTTTTCAAAGGGACCGATACCGGTGAGGCCACGAGGCAGCAGTACGCTGCAACTGTTAGTTTGATTAATGGAATGGAAGCCGAGATGTCTGCGTTGTCCGATTTGGAATTGCGGGATAGAACTTCCATGTTAAAGCAACGAGCGCAGCAGGGTGATTCTTTGAACTCGCTCTTGCCT GAAGCATTTGCTGTAGTGAGAGAGGCTTCAAAGAGGGTTCTGGGTCTTCGTCCTTTTGATGTACAGCTGATAG GTGGCATGGTTCTTCATAAGGGAGAAATAGCTGAAATGAGAACTGGAGAAGGAAAGACTCTTGTTGCTATTTTACCAGCTTATTTGAATGCACTAAGTGGAAAAGGAGTTCATGTCGTTACTGTTAATGATTATCTTGCTCGGCGTGATTGTGAGTGGGTTGGGCAGGTTGCACGATTTCTTGGACTGCAGGTTGGACTGATCCAAC AGAATATGTCAAGTGAGCAGAGGAGGGAAAACTACTTGTGTGACATCACATATGTTACCAACAGTGAGCTAGGTTTTGATTTCTTGAGGGATAACCTTGCCACG AGTGTTGATGAGCTAGTCTTGAGAGGTTTCAATTACTGTGTAATTGATGAGGTAGATTCCATCCTTATTGATGAAGCAAGGACTCCTCTCATCATCTCAGGACCTGCTGAGAAACCAAGTGATCGTTACTACAAGGCTGCCAAGATTGCTGCAGCCTTTGAGAGAGATCTGCACTATACT GTTGATGAGAAGCAAAAGACTGTTCTACTCACTGAACAAGGTTATGAGGATGCTGAAGAAATCTTGGATGTCAAAGATCTATATGATCCTCGAGAACAGTGGGCATCATATGTTCTGAATGCAATAAAAGCAAAAGAACTCTTTCTTAGAGATGTGAACTACATTGTCCGTGACAAAGAGGTTCTCATTGTGGATGAGTTTACTGGTCGAGTCATGCAG ggaagaagatggagtgATGGACTTCACCAAGCAGTTGAAGCAAAGGAAGATTTGCCAATTCAAAATGAAACAATAACACTAGCATCCATCAGCTATCAAAACTTCTTTCTTCAG TTTCCCAAACTTTGTGGAATGACTGGCACTGCAGCAACTGAAAGCATTGAATTTGAGAGCATATACAAGCTTAAGGTCACAATTGTTCCTACAAACAAGCCCATGATAAGAAAG GATGAGTCAGATGTTGTTTTCAGGTCAACTAATGGAAAATGGCGAGCTGTTGTGGTAGAAATTTGTAGGATGCACAAGACAGGCCGCCCTGTACTTGTTGGCACAACCAGTGTTGAGCAGAGTGACTTGTTGTCAGAACAGCTGTGTGAAGCTGGGATTCCACATGAG GTTCTAAATGCAAAACCAGAGAATGTGGAGAGGGAAGCAGAAATTGTAGCACAAAGTGGCCGTCTTGGGGCTGTAACTATTGCTACCAATATGGCAGGTCGTGGAACAGATATAATCCTTGGAGGTAATGCAGAATTTATGGCGAGGTTAAAGCTACGTGAGATGCTTATGCCAAG GGTTGTTATGCCAACCGAAGGAGGCTTTGTATCAGTCAAGAAACCTCCTCCAAAGAAGACTTGGAAG GTGAATGAAAAATTATTTCCTTGCAAACTATCCAAGGAGAAGACTGCATTGGCTGATGAAGCAGTAGAGTTAGCTGTCAAAACATGGGGCCCAAGATCATTGACTGAACTCGAAGCAGAGGACCGGCTCTCTTATTCAAGTGAAAAG GGGCCGACCCGAGATGATGTCATAGCAAAGTTACGGAGTGCCTTTGTAGCAATTGTTGAAGAATATAAGATCTACacagaggaggaaagaaagaag GTTGTGTTAGCAGGTGGACTTCATGTGGTGGGGACAGAGCGCCATGAATCACGCCGAATTGACAATCAG CTACGAGGTCGAAGTGGTCGGCAAGGAGATCCTGGAAGCTCTCGGTTCTTTCTTAGTCTTGAAGATAACATCTTTCGTATTTTTGGTGGGGACCGGATTCAG GGTTTGATGAGTGCCTTCAGAATAGAGGACCTACCCATTGAGTCTAAAATGCTCACAAAAGCACTAGATGAGGCTCAGCGGAAGGTGGAGAATTATTTCTTTGATATTCGGAAGCAGTTATTTGAATATGATGAGGTCCTGAACAGCCAAAGAGATCGTGTTTATACAGAAAGAAGGCGGGCCCTTGAATCTGACAACCTACAATCTCTTCTTATAGAATATGCTGAACTGACAATGGATGACATATTGGAG GCAAATATTGGTTCTGATGCTCCGAAGGAGAGCTGGGATATTGGAAAGCTCGTTGCAAAACTTCAACA GTACTGTTATCTGTTGAATGATTTGACACCAGATCTCCTGGAGAACAAGTGTTCTAGTTATGAGGACTTACGAGATTACCTTCACTACCGTGGTCGTGAAGCATACTTGCAGAAAAAG GACATAGTTGAGAAGCAAGCACCAGGCTTGATGAAGGAGGCTGAGAGGTTCCTAATTCTGAGCAACATTGATCGGTTATGGAAGGAGCACTTGCAAGCACTCAAGTTTGTCCAGCAAGCTGTCAGTTTAAGGGGATATGCTCAGCGAGACCCACTTATCGAGTACAAGCTTGAGGGCTACAACCTATTCTTGGATATGATGGCACAAATCAGAAGAAATGTCATATATTCCATATACCAG tTCCAACCAGTACTTGTAAAAGATCAACAAAGACAACCAAATGACAATTCAGGCCAGCTAGTGTCAAACAGCAGAGGCAGCGATGACAAACCTAATCCAGTTGGTCTTGCAGAAGCATCTCCCTAG
- the LOC122657592 gene encoding protein translocase subunit SecA, chloroplastic isoform X2, whose amino-acid sequence MTAAPALGSYPVVKNCQCFVPPPSKLLLSHSNYHPKSEMGTSFFGREPRHMCGFGAKVSNFDGFRQQRFSPMASLGGLLGGLFKGTDTGEATRQQYAATVSLINGMEAEMSALSDLELRDRTSMLKQRAQQGDSLNSLLPEAFAVVREASKRVLGLRPFDVQLIGGMVLHKGEIAEMRTGEGKTLVAILPAYLNALSGKGVHVVTVNDYLARRDCEWVGQVARFLGLQGRRWSDGLHQAVEAKEDLPIQNETITLASISYQNFFLQFPKLCGMTGTAATESIEFESIYKLKVTIVPTNKPMIRKDESDVVFRSTNGKWRAVVVEICRMHKTGRPVLVGTTSVEQSDLLSEQLCEAGIPHEVLNAKPENVEREAEIVAQSGRLGAVTIATNMAGRGTDIILGGNAEFMARLKLREMLMPRVVMPTEGGFVSVKKPPPKKTWKVNEKLFPCKLSKEKTALADEAVELAVKTWGPRSLTELEAEDRLSYSSEKGPTRDDVIAKLRSAFVAIVEEYKIYTEEERKKVVLAGGLHVVGTERHESRRIDNQLRGRSGRQGDPGSSRFFLSLEDNIFRIFGGDRIQGLMSAFRIEDLPIESKMLTKALDEAQRKVENYFFDIRKQLFEYDEVLNSQRDRVYTERRRALESDNLQSLLIEYAELTMDDILEANIGSDAPKESWDIGKLVAKLQQYCYLLNDLTPDLLENKCSSYEDLRDYLHYRGREAYLQKKDIVEKQAPGLMKEAERFLILSNIDRLWKEHLQALKFVQQAVSLRGYAQRDPLIEYKLEGYNLFLDMMAQIRRNVIYSIYQFQPVLVKDQQRQPNDNSGQLVSNSRGSDDKPNPVGLAEASP is encoded by the exons ATGACAGCAGCACCAGCATTGGGGTCGTATCCGGTGGTGAAGAACTGCCAATGTTTTGTACCTCCTCCTTCTAAACTTCTTCTCTCCCACAGCAATTACCACCCGAAGTCCGAAATGGGTACCTCCTTTTTTGGCAGAGAACCCCGTCACATGTGCGGTTTCGGGGCGAAAGTATCCAATTTTGATGGTTTCAGACAACAACGGTTTAGTCCGATGGCATCCTTGGGAGGTCTCCTTGGTGGGCTTTTCAAAGGGACCGATACCGGTGAGGCCACGAGGCAGCAGTACGCTGCAACTGTTAGTTTGATTAATGGAATGGAAGCCGAGATGTCTGCGTTGTCCGATTTGGAATTGCGGGATAGAACTTCCATGTTAAAGCAACGAGCGCAGCAGGGTGATTCTTTGAACTCGCTCTTGCCT GAAGCATTTGCTGTAGTGAGAGAGGCTTCAAAGAGGGTTCTGGGTCTTCGTCCTTTTGATGTACAGCTGATAG GTGGCATGGTTCTTCATAAGGGAGAAATAGCTGAAATGAGAACTGGAGAAGGAAAGACTCTTGTTGCTATTTTACCAGCTTATTTGAATGCACTAAGTGGAAAAGGAGTTCATGTCGTTACTGTTAATGATTATCTTGCTCGGCGTGATTGTGAGTGGGTTGGGCAGGTTGCACGATTTCTTGGACTGCAG ggaagaagatggagtgATGGACTTCACCAAGCAGTTGAAGCAAAGGAAGATTTGCCAATTCAAAATGAAACAATAACACTAGCATCCATCAGCTATCAAAACTTCTTTCTTCAG TTTCCCAAACTTTGTGGAATGACTGGCACTGCAGCAACTGAAAGCATTGAATTTGAGAGCATATACAAGCTTAAGGTCACAATTGTTCCTACAAACAAGCCCATGATAAGAAAG GATGAGTCAGATGTTGTTTTCAGGTCAACTAATGGAAAATGGCGAGCTGTTGTGGTAGAAATTTGTAGGATGCACAAGACAGGCCGCCCTGTACTTGTTGGCACAACCAGTGTTGAGCAGAGTGACTTGTTGTCAGAACAGCTGTGTGAAGCTGGGATTCCACATGAG GTTCTAAATGCAAAACCAGAGAATGTGGAGAGGGAAGCAGAAATTGTAGCACAAAGTGGCCGTCTTGGGGCTGTAACTATTGCTACCAATATGGCAGGTCGTGGAACAGATATAATCCTTGGAGGTAATGCAGAATTTATGGCGAGGTTAAAGCTACGTGAGATGCTTATGCCAAG GGTTGTTATGCCAACCGAAGGAGGCTTTGTATCAGTCAAGAAACCTCCTCCAAAGAAGACTTGGAAG GTGAATGAAAAATTATTTCCTTGCAAACTATCCAAGGAGAAGACTGCATTGGCTGATGAAGCAGTAGAGTTAGCTGTCAAAACATGGGGCCCAAGATCATTGACTGAACTCGAAGCAGAGGACCGGCTCTCTTATTCAAGTGAAAAG GGGCCGACCCGAGATGATGTCATAGCAAAGTTACGGAGTGCCTTTGTAGCAATTGTTGAAGAATATAAGATCTACacagaggaggaaagaaagaag GTTGTGTTAGCAGGTGGACTTCATGTGGTGGGGACAGAGCGCCATGAATCACGCCGAATTGACAATCAG CTACGAGGTCGAAGTGGTCGGCAAGGAGATCCTGGAAGCTCTCGGTTCTTTCTTAGTCTTGAAGATAACATCTTTCGTATTTTTGGTGGGGACCGGATTCAG GGTTTGATGAGTGCCTTCAGAATAGAGGACCTACCCATTGAGTCTAAAATGCTCACAAAAGCACTAGATGAGGCTCAGCGGAAGGTGGAGAATTATTTCTTTGATATTCGGAAGCAGTTATTTGAATATGATGAGGTCCTGAACAGCCAAAGAGATCGTGTTTATACAGAAAGAAGGCGGGCCCTTGAATCTGACAACCTACAATCTCTTCTTATAGAATATGCTGAACTGACAATGGATGACATATTGGAG GCAAATATTGGTTCTGATGCTCCGAAGGAGAGCTGGGATATTGGAAAGCTCGTTGCAAAACTTCAACA GTACTGTTATCTGTTGAATGATTTGACACCAGATCTCCTGGAGAACAAGTGTTCTAGTTATGAGGACTTACGAGATTACCTTCACTACCGTGGTCGTGAAGCATACTTGCAGAAAAAG GACATAGTTGAGAAGCAAGCACCAGGCTTGATGAAGGAGGCTGAGAGGTTCCTAATTCTGAGCAACATTGATCGGTTATGGAAGGAGCACTTGCAAGCACTCAAGTTTGTCCAGCAAGCTGTCAGTTTAAGGGGATATGCTCAGCGAGACCCACTTATCGAGTACAAGCTTGAGGGCTACAACCTATTCTTGGATATGATGGCACAAATCAGAAGAAATGTCATATATTCCATATACCAG tTCCAACCAGTACTTGTAAAAGATCAACAAAGACAACCAAATGACAATTCAGGCCAGCTAGTGTCAAACAGCAGAGGCAGCGATGACAAACCTAATCCAGTTGGTCTTGCAGAAGCATCTCCCTAG